The segment CAGGCATGTGCTGCAAGTTCCTCAACGGATTTCGGCGTGCCGCGCCGCTTCAGATAGGACGGCGCCGCGCACAGCAAACCGTAGGTTTCCCCAAGGGCCTGCGCCACCAGGTTCGAATCGGAGAGCCGTTGCGCCAGGTAGACGCTGGCGTCCACGCCTTCGGCAATCAGGTCCGGGGCGTATTGGGACGTGCCGTACTCCACGGCCACCTTCGGATACCTCGCGCAGTACATCGACACAAGCGGGACCACATAGCGTTCGCCAAACGCGGCCATGCAACGCACCCTGAGCCGTCCGTCTGGTTCGACATTTGCGCCGCCCACCCCGCTTTCCGCCTCGGCCACCAGCTCGAGAATGCTCCGGCACTGGTCAGCATACCGCTCGCCGACGCTGGTCAGCGCCAGCCTGCGGGTTGTCCGTTGCAGAAGCTTGGCCTGCAGGCGCTTTTCCAACTCGGAAACCAGCCGCGAGACCTGCGCCGTCGTGAGCGCCATTTGGGCGGCGGCGGCCGTAAAACTGCCCGCATCGACGACCCGCAGAAACGCTGTCATCGCATGGAGCAATCCATAGTCGAGATTCTTACGCATGACGTAACAGAGTTTCTGAGTTGGCTGTATTTTTACATCGAATCGGAGTTTCTACTATCGATCCGTGCTCGGTTGCACAACCTCGTTGCCCTGCTACGAAACCGCGGTGAACGAGGATTCGATGGTGGTTCGATTTCGGAGTGTCAAGCATGAACGGTGCGGAAAGTCTGTTGCGTTCGCTGGTGGCGTGTGGCGTGGAGGTGTGTTTTGGCAATCCGGGCACGTCGGAGATGCATTTCGTGGCGGCGCTCGATGCGGTGGATGGCATGCGCCCCGTCCTTGGCCTGTTCGAAGGCGTGGTCACTGGCGCGGCCGACGGCTACGGTCGCATGGCAGGAAAGCCTGCCGCCACGCTGCTGCATCTGGGTCCGGGCCTGACCAATGGCCTGGCCAACCTGCACAACGCGCGGCGCGCATCGAGCCCGATCGTCAACATCGTCGGCGACCATGCAGCCTCTCATTCACGCTACGAGGCACCGCTGACTTCCGATATCCAGGGATTCGCGCGGCCGGTATCGCAATGGATTCACGCATCCGCAAGCGCGCTGACGGTTGGCGCCGACGCCGCGCGCGCCGTGCAAGCGTCGATGGAGGCACCCGGCCAGGTGGCCACACTGATCCTGCCTGCGGATACCGCCTGGAGCCAGGCCGATACCGTCGCGGCGCCGCTGCCGCTGCCGAGTCGGGCGCCGGTAAGCGGCGCCACCATTGCGAACATCGCCGCGCTCGTCCAGCGTGGCGTGAAGACGGCGTTCCTGCTGCGCGGTGACGCTTTGCAGGAACGGGCCCTGCACGCCGCAGGCAAGATCGCTGCGAAGACGGGTGCCCGCCTGCTTTCCGATACGTTCGCCCCGCGCCTGCAGCGTGGCGCCGGGCGTGTGCCCGTGGAGCGCCTGCCGTACTTCGCCGAGCAAGTCGTGGAATTCCTGGCTGGCACCGAATTGATCGTGCTGGTCGGCGCGCAGCCACCGGTCAGCTTCTTCGCCTACCCGGACAAACCAAGCTGGCTGACGCCGGAAGGATGCCGGCTGGCGGTGCTCTCCCATGCGCACGAGGACGGCACCGGCGCGCTGAAAGCGCTGGCCGACGTGCTCGGCGCAACAGGTTCGATCGCGGGGCACAGCGTACGCAAGCACATGGAGCCTCCCGCCAGTGGCTCCCTGACCCCCGAATCGATCATGCGCAGCGTGGCCCGGCATCTGCCCGAGCACGCCATCGTCACCGAGGAGTCGGGCATGGCGATGGCGTACTACGGCCTGACCGAATCGGCCGCGCCGCACGATTTCCTGACCCTGTCTGGCGGGGCCATCGGCAGCATGATGGCGCTGTCGATCGGTGCCGGCATCGCCTGCCCGGATCGCAAGATCGTCAACCTGCTTGGCGACGGCAGCGCGATGTACACGGTGCAGTCGCTGTGGACGCAGGCTCGCGAGCAGATCGACGTCGTGAACGTCATCTACGCGAACCGCGGCTACAAGATCCTGAACAACGAACTGAAGCGCGTCGGCGCGTCACAGGACGGTGCACGCGCCGCGTCGATGTTCGATCTGCAAGATCCATCGCTCGACTGGGTGGCACTGGCCGCGGGCATGGGCGTGGAAGCGGTCCGTACGGTCTCGGCCACGGACTTCGACGCCGCGTTCGCTTCCGCGATGCAGCGCCGCGGGCCGATGCTCATCGAGGCGCTGATCTGAGCGCGATGCACTGGAGCCATTCGCGGGCGGCGAATCGAACCTGCCGATGCGAGCCCCGTATCAGCCCGAATCGGAAGCAGCGATCAACGGCCTCGTTGCCGGCTGACCCACACCCTTTCATCGACCGAAGAGAATCGATCATGCCAATGACCCACGTATCCATGCGCAAAGGCCAGCCTGCGGCGTTCCGCGCCGCGGTGTTGGAAGCCATACACGAGTCCCTGCAAAAATCGCTCGATGTACATCCGGAGGCGTTCTTCATGACCATCAGCGAACACGAAGATGCGAACTTTCACGCCAACATGACGTATCCGTTCGTGCGTTCGCCAAACCTTCTGCTCATCCAGATCACGCTGACGGCGGGCCGGTCTACCGGCGACAAGCAGCGGTTCTATCGCAATCTCGTCGCACGGCTCGAGGCCGGTTCCGGCATCAAACCGGCCGACGTGTTCATCAATCTGATCGAAGTCGCCAGCGAGAACTGGTCCCCCGGAAACGGGCTACCAATCGCTACTGCGCTTCAGCCAGACGCAGCTCATGGACCAGGCTGACAAGCGCGCGCAACCGTGCGGGCACGAAACGATGGCCTGAGTAATAGAGTCTCAGCCCGCCAAACGACGGGCACCACGGAGCCAGCACGGGCACCAGGGCACCGGTCTTCAGTTCGTCTTCGATGAACCACTCGGAGATAAAGCCGATGCCCAGTCCGAGCAGTAGCGCCTGCCTGATGGCCGGCATCTCGTTGAGCGCAATGCGAACGGGCAAGTCCATCTGCAACTTCTGCCCCTTGTGCTCCAGCTCCCACTGATAGATGCCGCCGTGGGACATGCGCATGCCGATGCTCCGATGCTGGAGCAGATCGCGTGGGTGTCTGGGTGTACCGTGGTGTTCCAGGTATGCAGGCGTTGCCACCACAAGCATGCGGACGTCGCGCGAAAGGGGCACGGCGATCATGTCTTGCGGGACGGATTCGGCCAGGCGGATGCCTGCATCGAACCCTTCTGCCACGACGTCGATCATGCGCGACTCGCTCACGATGTCTATCCGCACATCGGGATAGCGCTGCGCGTACACGTTGAAAAGCGGCGCCAGCAGCAAATTTGCCGCGCCCTGCGGCGCATTGATGCGCAGCGTGCCACTGGGCACGTCCGGGCCGCTGCCGGCTTCCTCGCCTGCGCTCTTGATTGCCGCCAGCGCGGGGGCAATGCGTTCCACATACCGCAAGCCGGCGTCAGTCAGGGCAACGCTGCGCGTCGATCGATTGAACAGACGCACCTTCAGGCGCGCCTCCAGTCCAGCCACCGCGCTGCTCACGGCGGTGGTGGACATGCCCAGCTCCTGCGCGGCACCACGAAAGCTGTTGCGGCGCGCCACGGCCAGCACCGCTTCCAGTTCGGTCATTCCTGTTCTGTGCATGGATTATCCTGAATTTAAGGATGCATCATCAACCATAACACTGCTTATCAGAACAATAAACCAATCCTAGACTACGTGGCATCCCACTCGAAGAGAGGTCATCATGCAACGCATTGCGCATATCTATATCAACGGAGAATTCGTCACGCCGCACGGCGACGAATGGTTCGATCTCTACAACCCGAGCACCGAGGAAGTCATCGGCCAGGTGCGGCTGGGTGATGCGCAGGACGCGCGGCGCGCCATCGCGGCGGCCCAGGCGGCGTTCCCCGCCTGGTCGCGCACCACACGCGAGGAGCGCATCGCAGCCCTGCACCGTATGCACCGGGCCGTGGCAGCGCGTGAAGACGAGTTGATGGAAGCCATCCTGCTGGAGTACGGCGCACCGCAGGTGCGTGGACGCTGGATGGCAACCTACCCGGCCGATGTCATTGCTCAGGCAATCGACACACTGGAGTCCTTCGCCTTCGAAGAGCATGTAGGCTCGGCCAAGGTGATCCAGGTACCTGTCGGCGTTGCCGGCCTGATCACACCATGGAACAGCAATGCGGGCTTCATCTGCAACAAGCTGGCCACCGCGCTAGCGGCAGGCTGCACGGCGGTCATCAAGCCCAGCGAGATGAGCGCAATGCAAACCCAGATCGTGGCCCAGGCGCTACACGAAGCCAGCCTGCCCCCGGGGGTGTTCAATATCGTCAACGGCCGAGGCGAGATCGTCGGCGAGGAGATTGCGCGCAATCCTGGCGTCGCCAAGATCTCGTTTACCGGCTCATCCGCAGTCGGCCAGCATCTGGTGGTCACCGGTGCGGAGACCATGAAGCGCGTGACCCTGGAACTGGGTGGCAAGTCGCCCACGATCGTGCTGCCCGACGCAGACTTTGCCACCGTCATGCCGCTGGTACTGCAGGCCGGTTTTGCCAATAGCGGCCAGGCTTGCATTGCCGGGACGCGTATCCTCGTGCCGCGCAACCGCCTGACCGAATTCGAGCACATCGCAAAGGAGGCGGTATCGCATGTCCGATCCGGAGATCCACGCGATACCGACACCGACATCGGCCCAATGGTGAGCCAGAAGCAATGGGAACGGGTGCAGAACTACATCCGTATCGGACAGCAGGAAGGTGCGACGCTGCTGGCCGGTGGCGAAGGCCGGCCCGATGGCATGCATGCCGGATGGTTCGTGAAGCCCACCCTCTTCACGCATGCCAACAATCAGATGCGCATCGCGCGTGAGGAGATCTTCGGCCCCGTGCTCACAATCATCCCCTACGACGATGAGGCCGATGCGATCGCCATTGCCAACGACACGCGCTATGGCCTGAGTGCCCTGGTGCTGGGCACGAATCTTGAAAGCTGCGAACGTGTGGCGCGCCAGATCGATTCAGGCCGCGTGCTTGTCAACACCTTGGCCCACGAGCCGCGCGCACCGTTTGGCGGCTTCAAGCATTCCGGGCTCGGGCGAGAGATGGGCCGATGGGGCATGAGCGCGTACCTGGAGCCCAAGACGTTGCTTACCTGAAGCAACGCTTGGGTCCGACGCTTGGGTCTTCAGCGGAAGTTCTCGCGCACCATTTCCAGTACATCCGCGCCGCGTCCGTTGAGGATGGCGCGCACGGAGTACATCGCCATGCCGATCACGGGGCCGGCTTCCAGGAAGGGTGGCTTGACCAGTTCCAGCGGATTGACGATGACATTGAGAAGCGCAGGGCCGGGTTGCGACAGCCACTCCTGCACCGACGCGTCCAGCTCAGAGGCCTTGCGCACCGTCTTGCCCCAGAGGCCGATGGCCTCCGCCACCTTGCCGAAGTCTGGGTTCTTCAGTTTCGTAAAGGTGTCGAGCATGCCCTCGGCCTTCTGCTCGATCTCCACGAAGCCAAGCTTGCTGTTGTCGAACACCACGATCTTGATGGGCACCTCTTCCTGGATCGTGGTGAGCAGTTCGCCGAACAGCATCGTAATGCCGCCGTCGCCGCACATGGCGATGACCTCGCGATCGGGGCATGCCTTCTGCAGGCCCAGTGCGCTGGGCAAGGCGCTCGCCATGGTGCCGTGCAGGAGGCTGCCGAAGATCTGGCGTTTGCCGTTGGCGTCGAACAGACGCAACGCCCACACGATCGGACTGCCATCGTCAGCGCAGATCAGCGCATCGTCGGCGGCGTGCTTGTCGATGATTGACGCGAGGTACGAGCCGGGAATGCTGTCGTTGTGGCCCGGGATGAGAGGCTTCCTTGCCGCTACCATCGCTTCGGCATAACGCTTGATGTATTTCTCCTGGAATGACGCGTCCTCGTGCTGGTCCAGATGCGGCAGCAATGCCTGCAGCGTAGTTTGGATGTCGCCTACCGCGCCCAGCGTGATGGGGTGGCGTCGGCCCAGATGCGTTGGGTCGATGTCGATCTGCACGATCTTTGCCCCATCGGGATAGAACTGGCGCCACGCAAAATCCGCGCCGAGCAACAGCAGCGTGTCGCATTCGAGCACCGCGTTATAGCCGGCTTCGTTCCCCAGGATGCCCGTCATGCCGATGTTGTACGGATTGCCCGGTTCGAGCCAGTTCTTCGCGCGCGAGGTATGGGCGACCGGCGCCTTAAGCCTTTCCGCGACGGCCATGATCTCGGCGAGCGCCTGCTCGCAGCCGGACCCCGCATAAATGGCAGTCTTCCTGCCGGCATTCAGGACCTCTGCGATGGCTCCGATCTCCGCGTCATTCGGCCGGATGGATGGACGACTGTGGTGAACGCGATAAGGGAAGTCCTCCTTCACTTCGCCATGTGAAATGTCCACCGGCACGATCAACACGGCAACGCCGCGCCTGGTCAGTGCGGTCTGACAGGCCATCGCGGTTTTCCTGCGGGCCTGTTCGGGCGTCAGGATCATGTCGCAAAACACCGAGCATTCCTTGAAGACCGACTTGAAATCCACCTCTTGAATGAACTCGAAGCCCATCTCGCTCATCGCTACCTGACTGGCGATCAGGACAACCGGAGCGCGATTGCGATTGGCCTCGTACAGGCTGTTGATGAAGTGCAGACTGCCTGGGCCGCAGCTTCCGGCGCACGCTGTCAGGTTGTTGGTGTATAGCGCCTCAGCGCCTGCCGCGAAGGCGCCCGCTTCTTCGTGACGAACACCGACCCAGTCGATGGAACTTCGATCGAGGTGTTCGGCAATCAGGTTGAGGGTGTCGCCGACAATGCCATAGCAGCGCTTGACGCCAGCCTGTTCGAGTACCTCTACGATGATCTCCGCAACTTTCTTGCCCATTCTTATCTCCTCTACGCTGGAACTGGAAAGCTGGCGAGGGTGCTCTTCGCCATCTTGACACCCCTATGGCCCCGGAGATCGACGAACATTCTTTGGTTCGCCAGTGGAAAGCCGACCTTGCTGTGCCTAACGTCCGTCGCTCGTGAAAGCCAGGCCGCGCTACTGCGTCAGATCCGTGACATGCCGAGAGCATCGGGGCAATCCGGAGCAGCGCACGGGGCAGCTGCTCCAACCCACCTGTCGCACCTACGACGACGGTCCCCTTCACGGTATCGCAATGCGATCGGCGGTG is part of the Cupriavidus metallidurans CH34 genome and harbors:
- a CDS encoding LysR family transcriptional regulator, which translates into the protein MRKNLDYGLLHAMTAFLRVVDAGSFTAAAAQMALTTAQVSRLVSELEKRLQAKLLQRTTRRLALTSVGERYADQCRSILELVAEAESGVGGANVEPDGRLRVRCMAAFGERYVVPLVSMYCARYPKVAVEYGTSQYAPDLIAEGVDASVYLAQRLSDSNLVAQALGETYGLLCAAPSYLKRRGTPKSVEELAAHACLRIANPSTTPDWTLTDGTRSFTLDAGGPLVGDNPGVVLHAASSGLGIALLPIFSAVDHIRNGELRVVLPAWRSPAIGVYLMLPSRKFLEAKTRAWIELLKTELPTALQRDAGHPAAATRAKPRRYSSR
- a CDS encoding thiamine pyrophosphate-dependent enzyme — its product is MGKKVAEIIVEVLEQAGVKRCYGIVGDTLNLIAEHLDRSSIDWVGVRHEEAGAFAAGAEALYTNNLTACAGSCGPGSLHFINSLYEANRNRAPVVLIASQVAMSEMGFEFIQEVDFKSVFKECSVFCDMILTPEQARRKTAMACQTALTRRGVAVLIVPVDISHGEVKEDFPYRVHHSRPSIRPNDAEIGAIAEVLNAGRKTAIYAGSGCEQALAEIMAVAERLKAPVAHTSRAKNWLEPGNPYNIGMTGILGNEAGYNAVLECDTLLLLGADFAWRQFYPDGAKIVQIDIDPTHLGRRHPITLGAVGDIQTTLQALLPHLDQHEDASFQEKYIKRYAEAMVAARKPLIPGHNDSIPGSYLASIIDKHAADDALICADDGSPIVWALRLFDANGKRQIFGSLLHGTMASALPSALGLQKACPDREVIAMCGDGGITMLFGELLTTIQEEVPIKIVVFDNSKLGFVEIEQKAEGMLDTFTKLKNPDFGKVAEAIGLWGKTVRKASELDASVQEWLSQPGPALLNVIVNPLELVKPPFLEAGPVIGMAMYSVRAILNGRGADVLEMVRENFR
- a CDS encoding aldehyde dehydrogenase family protein codes for the protein MQRIAHIYINGEFVTPHGDEWFDLYNPSTEEVIGQVRLGDAQDARRAIAAAQAAFPAWSRTTREERIAALHRMHRAVAAREDELMEAILLEYGAPQVRGRWMATYPADVIAQAIDTLESFAFEEHVGSAKVIQVPVGVAGLITPWNSNAGFICNKLATALAAGCTAVIKPSEMSAMQTQIVAQALHEASLPPGVFNIVNGRGEIVGEEIARNPGVAKISFTGSSAVGQHLVVTGAETMKRVTLELGGKSPTIVLPDADFATVMPLVLQAGFANSGQACIAGTRILVPRNRLTEFEHIAKEAVSHVRSGDPRDTDTDIGPMVSQKQWERVQNYIRIGQQEGATLLAGGEGRPDGMHAGWFVKPTLFTHANNQMRIAREEIFGPVLTIIPYDDEADAIAIANDTRYGLSALVLGTNLESCERVARQIDSGRVLVNTLAHEPRAPFGGFKHSGLGREMGRWGMSAYLEPKTLLT
- a CDS encoding LysR family transcriptional regulator, translated to MHRTGMTELEAVLAVARRNSFRGAAQELGMSTTAVSSAVAGLEARLKVRLFNRSTRSVALTDAGLRYVERIAPALAAIKSAGEEAGSGPDVPSGTLRINAPQGAANLLLAPLFNVYAQRYPDVRIDIVSESRMIDVVAEGFDAGIRLAESVPQDMIAVPLSRDVRMLVVATPAYLEHHGTPRHPRDLLQHRSIGMRMSHGGIYQWELEHKGQKLQMDLPVRIALNEMPAIRQALLLGLGIGFISEWFIEDELKTGALVPVLAPWCPSFGGLRLYYSGHRFVPARLRALVSLVHELRLAEAQ
- a CDS encoding acetolactate synthase large subunit — protein: MNGAESLLRSLVACGVEVCFGNPGTSEMHFVAALDAVDGMRPVLGLFEGVVTGAADGYGRMAGKPAATLLHLGPGLTNGLANLHNARRASSPIVNIVGDHAASHSRYEAPLTSDIQGFARPVSQWIHASASALTVGADAARAVQASMEAPGQVATLILPADTAWSQADTVAAPLPLPSRAPVSGATIANIAALVQRGVKTAFLLRGDALQERALHAAGKIAAKTGARLLSDTFAPRLQRGAGRVPVERLPYFAEQVVEFLAGTELIVLVGAQPPVSFFAYPDKPSWLTPEGCRLAVLSHAHEDGTGALKALADVLGATGSIAGHSVRKHMEPPASGSLTPESIMRSVARHLPEHAIVTEESGMAMAYYGLTESAAPHDFLTLSGGAIGSMMALSIGAGIACPDRKIVNLLGDGSAMYTVQSLWTQAREQIDVVNVIYANRGYKILNNELKRVGASQDGARAASMFDLQDPSLDWVALAAGMGVEAVRTVSATDFDAAFASAMQRRGPMLIEALI
- a CDS encoding tautomerase family protein, whose amino-acid sequence is MRKGQPAAFRAAVLEAIHESLQKSLDVHPEAFFMTISEHEDANFHANMTYPFVRSPNLLLIQITLTAGRSTGDKQRFYRNLVARLEAGSGIKPADVFINLIEVASENWSPGNGLPIATALQPDAAHGPG